The window AATAGAACTCCCGGTTCCATCAGTAGTTGTATTAGGAAAGGGGAAATTGGGAAGAGGCGTTTCCTTTTCCAGATTTGGAGGGGGCACGATCTCATTATTTTCCTCCGGCGGCTCTTCCCCTGTTTCATCAGTAATGTCACTGTTTTCTCCTCCCGTGGGAAACTCGTCTTCTTCGGGGCCTGGCGGCGGATTTGTTTCCATATCCGTATCATTCTGCATATAAGTTAAAATTCCCATAGAAACCCTCTTTTATGATAGTTATATAGTAAGTTTATTCCTTCATTAATGCCCAGTGCCTGTCTCCCTTTAAGTCCCTGTCTTTTTATTAATAATCTGAGGGAATGCCATGATTTGCATTTCATTTAATGAGGCATTTCCATCTGAAATTCATAATTTCTTACTTTATATCCATATTATAATCTATATATTGACATTTTTTACCTTTAGAAGTATGATAACAGTAATGAATTTCGTTATTTTTTGTAAAATAAAATCGAAGGAGGTGAGTAATTGCAGATAAAAAACATTTTGCTCACAGGGTTCGGTTTTTTATTCCTGGGTCTTGGAGCGATCGGGCTTCTGCTGCCGGTCTGGCCTACGACCCCATTTGTTCTGGTTTCTGCCGCTTGCTTTTCCCGTACACCTCTTCTGAGAGCGTGGATTACAAGTATTTCATTTTTCAGAGAACACATAGAAAACTATGAAAACAGGACAGGCCTTTCGAGGAAAACGGTGACGATCAGTTTAAGCTACTTATGGGGAATGCTGGTGCTTTCCATGGTGGTAATTCAAACAGTCTGGATTTCACTTATGCTTTTTTCCATTGGCACTGCTGTAACGCTCCACATCCTCTGGATTTCCAAGGCTAAACAAAAAAAGGAGGGACATGAATCATGAAGCGGGTATTTGGTATTTTTGAAGCTGTCTTTGATATGCTGTATCTCATTACCGCCTTTACCCTCAGTCTTATGCTGCTTTTAACCAGATCCGCCAGCAGCGTTTCCATGCTTGCCGGTATGATGGCTTTGATTTTAGTCTGCGGCGATGCCTTTCACCTTTTGCCCCGCATGATGGTAATCATCACCCATCAAGAGGAACGGCTGCTTGAGGCTCTTGGCCATGGAAAGCAGATCACCTCAATCACAATGACCGTGT of the Lacrimispora indolis DSM 755 genome contains:
- a CDS encoding YbaN family protein, translating into MQIKNILLTGFGFLFLGLGAIGLLLPVWPTTPFVLVSAACFSRTPLLRAWITSISFFREHIENYENRTGLSRKTVTISLSYLWGMLVLSMVVIQTVWISLMLFSIGTAVTLHILWISKAKQKKEGHES